From a single Brassica napus cultivar Da-Ae chromosome C9, Da-Ae, whole genome shotgun sequence genomic region:
- the LOC111212563 gene encoding uncharacterized protein LOC111212563 yields the protein MASVLPPEMDNDSMASSPRSEYDNQPRVRFMCTFGGRILPRPPDNQLCYVGGDNRMVAVHRHTTFTSLLTKLAKLSGKGNVSVKYQLPNEDLDALISVSTDEDVENMMEEYDRVALNQNPRSSRLRLFLFAKTIAGEEDDNDSRASSISSLLDSSVNREQWFLDALNHGSSAASNGGSAKGFERVRSEVSSIVSEVPDYLFGLDHFDETAPPHDRDPRAKIRREVSTLSDPGSPRRDVPSPYGSTSSAPVITSSTPELPPVKINPESPEPVLTPKADPQPEQVIQQSNLPVNSQWQYAAPGPQFHYQSPVYMVQPGNHMVQGNHMVQPVLMQGQYLPQYQHVPMGYHHQPQPHQIPGPGLGQAYGETGRPVMMATDGVNRTAYYGMKTPDPVQMYYQHPGMVVPGVEEQYRTKTDTGPGQAS from the exons ATGGCTTCGGTCCTTCCGCCGGAGATGGACAACGACTCAATGGCGTCATCGCCGAGATCGGAGTACGATAACCAGCCACGTGTACGGTTCATGTGCACTTTTGGAGGAAGGATCTTGCCTCGTCCGCCGGATAACCAGCTCTGTTACGTCGGGGGTGACAATCGTATGGTTGCCGTTCATCGTCACACTACTTTCACCTCTCTTCTCACTAAACTTGCTAAACTCTCCG GTAAAGGCAACGTGAGCGTGAAGTACCAGCTACCAAACGAGGATCTTGACGCGTTGATCTCCGTATCAACGGACGAGGATGTAGAGAACATGATGGAAGAATACGACCGCGTCGCACTGAATCAAAACCCACGCTCCTCTCGTCTCCGTCTCTTCCTCTTCGCCAAAACCATCGccggagaagaagatgataacGATAGTCGAGCAAGTAGCATCAGCTCTCTCCTCGATAGCTCCGTCAATCGAGAGCAATGGTTCCTCGACGCTCTCAATCACGGCTCCTCCGCCGCATCTAACGGTGGTTCCGCCAAAGGTTTCGAGCGCGTCAGGTCTGAAGTATCCTCGATCGTCTCCGAAGTTCCTGATTACCTCTTCGGGTTGGATCATTTCGACGAGACTGCTCCGCCGCACGATCGTGATCCGAGAGCTAAAATCCGACGAGAAGTCTCGACGCTTTCGGATCCTGGTTCGCCTCGTCGTGATGTTCCTTCGCCGTATGGTTCTACCTCTTCGGCTCCTGTGATCACGTCATCTACTCCGGAACTTCCACCGGTTAAAATTAACCCGGAAAGTCCAGAACCGGTTTTGACTCCAAAAGCCGATCCTCAACCGGAGCAAGTAATTCAACAGAGTAATCTTCCGGTCAACTCGCAATGGCAATACGCCGCCCCTGGCCCACAGTTTCATTACCAGTCACCGGTTTATATGGTTCAACCGGGCAATCATATGGTTCAGGGTAATCATATGGTTCAACCGGTTCTAATGCAGGGTCAATATCTTCCACAATACCAGCATGTACCGATGGGATACCATCACCAACCTCAGCCTCATCAGATTCCTGGTCCTGGTCTGGGTCAAGCATATGGTGAAACGGGTAGGCCGGTTATGATGGCAACTGATGGAGTTAACCGGACGGCTTATTATGGTATGAAAACACCCGATCCGGTTCAGATGTACTATCAACACCCAGGTATGGTTGTTCCTGGTGTAGAAGAACAATACAGAACCAAAACAGATACGGGTCCGGGTCAAGCTTCTTAG